Proteins from a genomic interval of Oreochromis aureus strain Israel breed Guangdong linkage group 6, ZZ_aureus, whole genome shotgun sequence:
- the patl1 gene encoding protein PAT1 homolog 1, which yields MFRFQSLDEDCMLEEEDDGLIEDEDEIDQFNDDTFGAGAIDDDWQEEHKRLAELDERDGLGAGLGFGGGGMGGDSDLSTSERPSSTRIPSVVHPPPPSSLASLSFSSSSSGLPPSDVEDRVGEGDLAESLARLILDADPAIAGVGAAERPGLSPGSSGSGLSALRGLDQPRVLPQPSPIPPPTQPHQHPQHQLPPGLPASGLPPSSMLSYQQQQHLLRRGTAPMGQMSSHSIWENSMGFGPVSVAPGLVTHMEGNPLMSIIKEVGHPKRAPQGRNDEDLSERAPPPRSSSPVIGSPPVRAVPIGTPPKQPMSHALNHQIHHPTAVHVRAPVQHRYPAPFPERLSPNTLLNIANSPLCRGPFPPRVGPVLSQIQRAQLLNSQVAGFPRGGPPPLLPGGGGFRPFFGGPPPPHGHRMGPPPPHGPPNHAPPIRHNTTHLHPQHRRMLTQRMQSRGGDRRPGMDRRSRDPYSNLMTQKEKEWVTKIQMMQLQSTDPYLDDYYYQNYYEKMEKRQEKERDSSKKEHTTKLITPQVAKVEHTYRPVQFAGSLGKLTVSSVNNPRKMIDAVVTTRSDDEEKREKQVWNKRRQILYTVEKMYSLLLEVQDFEKRFVQAPEEDRESLLEQHKSNTEQLCSSLREKEWDDRVSDEQCVMIMSVRKGKRLISRLLPFLPSTQAAAVVMAIARNLPALAKKDKQDQVLCWLVEPVSAVIQSLSSASLTDLLQELQGSEGQLATVLHNKFGVTLLYVILSEGERMQSSDPNCQLMDDNRWTELVFSVTRELLSVPSSSLSPPLFTPPNLLSLFSRYVDRQRLELLQDKLQISALSR from the exons ATGTTTCGATTTCAG TCCCTGGATGAAGACTGTATgctggaggaggaagatgatggaTTGATAGAAGACGAAGATGAAATCGATCAATTCAACGATGACACTTTTGGAGCCGGGGCCATCG ATGACGACTGGCAGGAGGAACACAAGCGCCTCGCCGAGCTCGATGAACGGGACGGGTTGGGGGCGGGGCTGGGGTTCGGAGGAGGGGGGATGGGAGGGGACTCAGACTTGAGCACAAGCGAGCGCCCGTCCTCCACCCGAATCCCTTCTGTAGTCCATCcccctccaccatcatcccttgCTTCCCTCagcttctcctcttcctcatctgGACTGCCGCCATCAG ATGTGGAGGATCGAGTGGGGGAGGGGGACTTGGCCGAGTCTCTGGCCAGGCTGATCCTGGACGCCGACCCCGCCATCGCTGGAGTCGGGGCGGCCGAGAGACCCGGTCTGTCCCCCGGCTCTTCAGGATCCGGCCTCTCCGCCCTGCGGGGGCTGGACCAGCCCAGAGTCCTGCCGCAGCCCTCCCCCATCCCGCCCCCCACCCAGCCACACCAGCATCCCCAGCACCAGCTGCCTCCCGGGCTCCCTGCGTCAG GCCTTCCTCCCTCGTCCATGCTCAGctaccaacagcagcagcacttgcTGCGCAGAGGCACCGCTCCCATGGGCCAG ATGAGCTCTCACAGTATTTGGGAGAACAGCATGGGCTTTGGCCCCGTGAGCGTCGCCCCGGGATTGGTCACACACATGGAG GGTAATCCACTCATGTCTATAATCAAAGAGGTGGGCCATCCTAAACGAGCTCCTCAGGGCAGGAACGATGAGGATCTGTCAGAGAGGGCTCCTCCTCCACGCTCTTCTTCCCCTGTGATTGGCTCCCCTCCGGTGAGGGCGGTGCCAATCGGGACTCCACCCAAACAGCCGATGAGCCACGCGCTGAATCACcag atCCACCATCCCACAGCGGTGCACGTGAGAGCCCCGGTCCAGCACAGATACCCCGCTCCTTTCCCCGAGCGTCTGTCACCCAACACCCTCCTCAACATTGCT AACTCTCCTCTGTGTCGCGGCCCGTTCCCCCCCAGAGTCGGTCCTGTTCTGTCGCAGATTCAACGCGCCCAGCTGCTCAACTCTCAG GTGGCAGGATTTCCCCGCGGCggtcctcctcctctgctgccaGGCGGTGGAGGTTTCAGGCCCTTCTTCGGAGGCCCTCCTCCTCCGCACGGTCACCGAATGGGCCCCCCGCCACCTCACGGGCCCCCTAACCACGCGCCACCGATCCGGCACAACACCACTCACCTTCACCCACAGCACCGCCGCATGCTCACCCAGCGCATGCAGAGCCGAGGAGG GGACCGCAGGCCCGGGATGGACCGGCGcagcagagacccctacagcaACCTGATGACTCAGAAAGAGAAGGAGTGGGTGACGAAGATCCAGATGATGCAGCTGCAGAGCACAGacccttacctggatgactacTACTATCAG aactACTATGAGAAAATGGAGAAGCGTCAGGAGAAAGAACGAGACAGCAGCAAGAAGGAGCACACCACCAAGCTCATCACTCCTCAGGTGGCCAAGGTGGAGCACACCTACAGACCAG TTCAGTTCGCAGGCTCTCTGGGTAAACTGACGGTCTCCAGCGTCAACAACCCCCGCAAGATGATCGACGCCGTGGTGACGACTCGCTCAGACGACgag GAGAAACGAGAGAAGCAGGTTTGGAACAAGAGGCGACAAATCCTCTACACGGTGGAGAAG ATGTACAGTTTGCTGTTGGAGGTGCAGGACTTTGAGAAGCGCTTCGTCCAGGCGCCGGAGGAGGACCGCGAGTCTCTGCTGGAGCAGCACAAGAGCAACACGGAGCAGCTCTGCAGCTCTCTGCGGGAGAAAGAGTGGGATGACAG AGTGAGTGACGAGCAGTGTGTGATGATCATGTCGGTGAGGAAGGGCAAGCGGCTCATCTCCCGGCTCCTCCCCTTCCTGCCCTCAACgcaggctgctgctgttgtcATGGCAATTGCCCGCAACCTTCCCGCTTTAGCCAAGAAGGACAAACAGGACCAG GTGCTGTGCTGGTTGGTGGAGCCGGTTTCTGCAGTGATCCAGTCGTTATCGAGCGCCTCACTCACAGATCTGCTCCAGGAGCTCCAAGGCAGCGAGGGCCAGCTGGCCACAGTGCTGCACAACAAG TTTGGCGTGACGCTGCTCTACGTGATCCTAAGTGAAGGTGAGAGGATGCAGAGCTCCGACCCAAACTGTCAGCTCATGGACGACAATCGATG GACTGAGTTGGTGTTTTCGGTGACGAGGGAGCTGCTCAGCGTCCCCTCCTCGTCCCTCTCTCCCCCCCTCTTCACCCCTCCCAACCTGCTCTCCCTCTTCTCACGCTACGTGGACCGGCAGAGGCTCGAGCTGTTACAGGACAAGCTACA GATCTCTGCTTTGTCCAGGTAG
- the LOC116324741 gene encoding scavenger receptor cysteine-rich type 1 protein M130-like: protein MRVQSWVFMWSSLVFYCVLMLSWALRPAGAHFSTASNDVRLVGKGNRCAGELRFKHEAEWRQLSKQRTWSLEEAGVACRQLDCGSAVSVKGVRHRPKVLNIWRFYSDCDGSERALLDCGTVKKGLSDFTTEVICSDVLPAPDISFYTDGSETSPTGNQTQGVVWKGHSFGILCSVEPRYSGGTFILSVTGAHQHRSWTQTAFNHSASFWFKAANQTHEGTYSCVYNNTVFSNIFSSEGGRLSLTVKDYSDVILDDGVLRAREDSAACAGKLLINNGNETKLVSTESTVWDLNHAGIVCRQLGCGPAVSTEAVNLPNKTPMWRFFSDCIGRESALMECGAVNPRLSSSVIQVNCAGRRG from the exons ATGAGAGTGCAGAGTTGGGTCTTCATGTGGTCTTcacttgtgttttattgtgtgctGATGCTGAGCTGGGCTCTAAGGCCAGCAGGAGCACATTTTTCCACAG CGTCCAATGATGTGAGGTTGGTTGGCAAAGGGAACCGTTGTGCCGGCGAGCTGAGGTTCAAGCACGAGGCAGAGTGGAGACAGCTGAGCAAACAGCGCACCTGGAGCCTGGAGGAGGCCGGCGTGGCGTGCAGACAGCTCGACTGTGGCTCTGCTGTTTCAGTCAAAGGCGTCAGGCACCGGCCCAAAGTTCTGAACATCTGGCGCTTTTATTCGGACTGTGACGGCTCTGAGCGAGCGCTCCTGGACTGCGGGACGGTGAAGAAGGGCCTCTCAGATTTCACCACTGAGGTGATCTGCTCAG ATGTCCTGCCTGCTCCTGACATCAGTTTCTACACTGATGGCAGTGAGACTTCTCCAACCGGGAATCAAACACAGGGCGTGGTATGGAAGGGCCACTCTTTCGGCATCCTCTGCTCTGTGGAGCCACGATACAGCGGCGGCACCTTTATCCTCAGCGTCACCGGCGCCCACCAACACCGCAGCTGGACCCAAACAGCGTTCAATCACTCGGCCAGCTTCTGGTTCAAAGCTGCCAACCAAACACACGAGGGGACCTACAGCTGCGTCTATAACAACACTGTCTTCAGCAACATCTTCTCATCTGAGGGCGGGAGGCTCTCGCTCACTGTCAAAG ATTATTCAGATGTGATTTTGGACGATGGCGTGCTCAGAGCCAGAGAGGACTCTGCTGCCTGTGCTGGGAAGCTGCTCATCAACAACGGGAACGAAACCAAACTGGTGAGCACAGAGTCCACAGTCTGGGACCTGAACCACGCGGGCATAGTGTGCAGACAGCTGGGCTGCGGCCCTGCCGTTTCGACCGAAGCCGTCAACCTTCCCAACAAAACGCCAATGTGGCGTTTTTTCTCTGACTGCATTGGAAGAGAGTCTGCGCTGATGGAGTGCGGAGCTGTAAATCCACGGCTTTCCTCCTCGGTCATTCAGGTGAACTGTGCAG GGCGCCGCGGGTAA